A genomic segment from Mycoplasma sp. 1018B encodes:
- the mraZ gene encoding division/cell wall cluster transcriptional repressor MraZ yields the protein MNNIYGQFNRNLDDRNRVILPVKIRDLLGTKFYITIGMNGVIELRSEKEFQKLTESLTYESNFDPLVRKLKRFWLGNSQEIELDSQNRFIIPKTYLDKAAIQKEVLLLGVGDIVEIWNPQVYQQYLDSISEEELLEAANAFASRQNAFK from the coding sequence ATGAATAATATTTATGGTCAATTCAATCGAAATTTAGATGATCGTAATCGTGTCATTCTACCTGTAAAAATTAGAGATCTTTTAGGTACTAAATTTTACATTACAATAGGAATGAACGGAGTTATTGAACTTAGAAGCGAAAAAGAATTTCAAAAATTAACAGAATCGTTAACTTATGAAAGTAATTTTGATCCTCTAGTAAGAAAATTAAAAAGATTTTGATTAGGAAATAGTCAAGAAATTGAATTGGATTCACAAAATCGTTTTATTATTCCTAAAACTTATTTAGATAAAGCCGCCATTCAAAAAGAAGTCTTATTATTAGGCGTTGGGGATATAGTAGAAATATGAAATCCTCAAGTGTATCAACAATATTTAGATTCAATTAGTGAAGAAGAATTATTAGAAGCCGCCAATGCTTTTGCCTCTCGTCAAAATGCTTTCAAATAA
- the rsmH gene encoding 16S rRNA (cytosine(1402)-N(4))-methyltransferase RsmH encodes MLLPLVKMLSNKHQSVLLEETIEALNLKPNGIYVDLTLGMGGHASLILQNIPEGKLFAFDKDYFAIQESRKKLELINNNFYLIHSDFKNIKNELNKLGIKQVDGIIADLGISSPQIDNADRGFSYNKNAKLDMRMNQDQFLDANYIVNHYDVEKLSQIFYYNAEVKFAKQVAKAIVENRPINTTLELANVIRKSLPAKIVSLKNPNKAIFQALRIEVNDELNALKNMLVDALDLLKPQANLCVISFHSIEDKIVKNFFGKLTKNQLPVKMPVKEEKKYSVKTIKVSEKEIKINHRARSAKLRVLTKIF; translated from the coding sequence ATGCTTTTGCCTCTCGTCAAAATGCTTTCAAATAAACATCAAAGTGTTTTACTAGAAGAAACAATTGAAGCATTAAATTTAAAACCTAATGGTATATATGTTGATTTAACATTGGGTATGGGCGGGCATGCTAGTTTAATTTTGCAAAATATTCCAGAAGGAAAATTATTTGCTTTTGATAAAGATTATTTTGCGATACAAGAAAGTCGTAAAAAATTGGAATTAATAAATAATAATTTTTACTTAATTCATTCTGATTTTAAAAATATAAAAAATGAATTAAATAAACTTGGTATCAAACAAGTTGATGGTATTATTGCAGATTTGGGAATTTCTTCACCACAAATTGATAATGCAGATCGAGGTTTTTCATATAACAAAAATGCAAAATTGGATATGAGAATGAATCAAGATCAATTTTTAGATGCAAATTATATTGTTAATCATTATGATGTTGAAAAATTAAGTCAAATTTTCTATTATAACGCTGAGGTAAAATTTGCTAAACAAGTTGCGAAAGCCATAGTAGAAAATAGACCTATAAATACTACATTAGAATTAGCAAATGTCATCAGAAAATCTTTACCTGCTAAAATAGTTAGTTTAAAAAATCCTAACAAAGCTATTTTTCAGGCTTTAAGAATTGAAGTAAATGATGAGTTAAATGCTCTCAAAAATATGTTAGTTGATGCATTAGACTTATTAAAGCCGCAAGCCAATTTATGTGTTATTTCATTTCACTCTATAGAAGATAAAATTGTTAAAAATTTTTTTGGTAAATTAACTAAAAATCAATTACCAGTAAAAATGCCTGTTAAAGAAGAAAAAAAATACAGTGTTAAAACTATTAAAGTATCTGAAAAAGAAATTAAAATTAATCATCGTGCAAGAAGTGCTAAATTAAGAGTACTTACTAAAATATTTTAA
- a CDS encoding MAG3720 family protein codes for MRNVYFNYLISKNKVILNVIEVKDQKNVLLYEKNISLTSDLKALDLLMIKHKELEKQLLTNKKKLIIKSNLIFDESLHNYYELESYQAEILVKSNLITKEINNELEKQIKTKLNTEKIILNQVISCYKTIDLVDQLKIYRNLPLNKIAKSITLIKNYLLITKNNILDKIIKKFNQVKIFFNNICTKMFAQVQVDNNSYLNKIYLELNNYSWTLAKEFNKNIICNSYKEINYSAIFNEIFSRMNLSTKQFKLLVNSFLKNDQNLIIKNLNLSSQQKLFYQLFINKIEKYFQELLQELYSYIKDGYKIVFLENSACTFSTLFKNSKFPFEQFKNTSNISNLSTCMQGIIKYSDSIINYSPQEKTISNISLNFKSNFFNKLFFKFIYLNKG; via the coding sequence ATGAGAAATGTTTATTTCAACTATCTTATAAGTAAAAATAAAGTAATATTAAATGTTATTGAAGTAAAAGATCAAAAAAATGTTTTACTTTATGAAAAAAACATTTCTCTTACTTCTGATTTAAAAGCACTTGATTTATTAATGATTAAACATAAAGAATTAGAAAAACAACTATTAACAAATAAAAAGAAATTAATAATTAAAAGTAATTTGATTTTTGATGAAAGTTTACATAATTATTATGAATTAGAAAGTTATCAAGCAGAAATTTTAGTTAAGAGTAACTTAATAACTAAAGAAATTAATAATGAATTAGAAAAACAAATAAAAACAAAATTAAATACAGAAAAAATTATTTTAAATCAAGTTATAAGTTGTTATAAAACAATTGATTTAGTTGATCAATTAAAAATATATAGAAATTTACCTTTAAATAAAATTGCAAAGAGTATTACATTAATAAAAAATTATTTATTAATTACAAAAAATAATATTTTAGATAAAATAATAAAAAAATTTAATCAAGTTAAAATATTTTTTAATAACATTTGTACAAAAATGTTTGCTCAAGTGCAAGTTGATAATAATTCTTATTTAAATAAAATTTATTTAGAATTGAATAATTATTCATGAACTTTAGCAAAAGAATTTAATAAAAATATTATTTGCAATAGTTATAAAGAAATAAATTATTCTGCAATTTTTAACGAAATATTTTCAAGAATGAATTTATCTACCAAACAATTTAAACTACTTGTTAATTCTTTTTTGAAAAATGATCAAAATTTAATAATTAAAAATTTAAACTTAAGTTCGCAACAAAAACTTTTTTATCAATTATTTATTAATAAAATTGAAAAATATTTTCAAGAATTACTACAAGAATTATACTCATATATAAAAGATGGATATAAGATAGTGTTTTTAGAAAATAGTGCATGCACTTTTTCAACATTATTTAAAAATTCCAAATTTCCTTTTGAACAATTTAAAAATACTTCAAATATTTCTAATTTATCTACTTGCATGCAAGGGATTATTAAATATAGTGACAGTATTATAAATTATTCTCCTCAAGAAAAAACAATTTCTAATATTTCGCTAAATTTTAAATCAAATTTTTTCAACAAATTATTTTTTAAATTTATTTATTTAAATAAAGGATAA
- a CDS encoding M13 family metallopeptidase gives MNKKLLKDNFFQGINEKWLKETKIPSDRPATGAFYEIDKKNEIKMFKLVKNLVNDYKDKKLKDTILSNFVRLYNQALDYEQRDKLAFKPVKKYLKEIENLKNLNDYKDKYVELFLKGYTNLFEFSIYQDFKDSKQQILYLGQANIILPDVSYYDDNHPKKTLLLNAWSKMMHSLLIKTGYSVDKSNKMIQNALTFDALLAQYFPTNLEQADYLKIYNPKEKEYLNSISQNFKFYNFAQTLVTKKVDMVSITYPRFFDNVDKVLNENNFKEYKDWMILKTLHAFARYLSNEARLISGEYAKTLNGLKKLTPKNKAALNLAIDKFSMPLGVHFAKKYLGEEAKKDVENKVQQMINIYAQRLQNNNWLSQQTKEKALIKLNSLGVHIGYPNEIRPYYQEYQVYSYKQGYNLLDNIINLDQIFIKYHFNQYKEPINKNYWSMPANIVNAYYSPTMNHIVFPAGILSAPFYSPKQSSSANFGGIGAVIAHEISHAFDNHGAQFDENGNKNMWWTAEDFAKFEELGKKMIELFDQKEIWCGKCDGQLTLSENIADGGGISCALEASMQNKDHSSFDFFVNWATIWRTKATENYAQNLLKIDVHAPAELRANLQLQNLDEFYKTFDIQPEDKMYLPVEKRVKIW, from the coding sequence ATGAATAAAAAATTATTAAAAGATAACTTTTTTCAAGGTATAAATGAAAAATGATTAAAAGAAACTAAAATTCCTAGTGATAGACCAGCCACAGGTGCTTTTTATGAAATTGATAAAAAAAATGAAATTAAAATGTTTAAATTAGTTAAAAATTTAGTGAATGATTATAAAGATAAAAAATTAAAAGATACTATTTTATCTAATTTTGTTAGATTATATAATCAAGCTTTAGATTATGAACAAAGAGATAAATTAGCTTTTAAACCAGTTAAAAAATATTTAAAAGAAATTGAAAATCTAAAAAATTTAAATGATTATAAAGATAAATACGTGGAATTATTTTTAAAAGGTTATACTAATTTATTTGAATTCTCTATTTATCAAGATTTTAAAGATTCTAAACAACAAATTTTGTATTTGGGTCAAGCAAATATTATTTTACCTGATGTTTCATATTATGATGACAACCATCCTAAAAAAACACTTTTACTTAATGCTTGATCTAAAATGATGCATAGTTTATTAATTAAAACAGGTTATTCAGTTGACAAAAGTAATAAAATGATACAAAATGCTTTAACTTTTGATGCTTTATTAGCTCAATATTTTCCAACTAATTTAGAACAAGCTGATTATTTAAAAATTTATAATCCTAAAGAAAAAGAATATTTAAATTCTATATCTCAAAATTTTAAATTTTATAATTTTGCTCAAACTTTAGTTACTAAAAAAGTTGATATGGTTTCTATTACTTATCCAAGATTTTTTGATAATGTAGATAAAGTATTGAATGAAAATAATTTTAAAGAATATAAAGATTGAATGATATTAAAAACTTTACATGCTTTTGCAAGATATTTAAGTAATGAAGCTAGATTAATTTCTGGAGAATATGCTAAAACTTTAAATGGTTTAAAAAAATTAACACCTAAAAATAAAGCAGCTTTAAATTTAGCAATTGATAAATTTTCAATGCCTTTAGGAGTTCATTTTGCTAAAAAATATTTAGGTGAAGAAGCTAAAAAAGATGTTGAAAATAAAGTTCAACAAATGATTAATATTTATGCCCAAAGATTGCAAAACAACAATTGATTATCACAACAAACAAAAGAAAAAGCCTTAATTAAATTAAATTCTCTAGGAGTACATATAGGTTATCCTAATGAAATACGACCTTATTATCAAGAATATCAAGTTTATTCATATAAACAAGGTTATAATCTATTAGATAACATAATCAACTTAGATCAAATTTTTATAAAATATCATTTTAATCAATATAAAGAACCAATAAACAAAAATTATTGAAGCATGCCGGCTAATATAGTGAATGCTTATTATAGTCCTACTATGAATCATATTGTTTTTCCTGCTGGAATTTTAAGTGCTCCTTTTTATTCTCCTAAACAATCTTCATCAGCTAATTTTGGAGGTATAGGAGCGGTTATAGCGCATGAGATAAGTCATGCATTTGATAATCATGGAGCTCAATTTGATGAAAATGGTAATAAAAATATGTGATGAACTGCTGAAGATTTTGCTAAGTTTGAAGAACTTGGTAAAAAAATGATTGAATTATTTGATCAAAAAGAAATTTGATGTGGAAAATGTGATGGACAATTAACTTTATCAGAAAACATAGCTGATGGAGGAGGTATTTCATGTGCTTTAGAAGCTTCAATGCAAAATAAAGATCACTCTTCTTTTGATTTCTTTGTTAATTGAGCCACAATTTGAAGAACTAAGGCAACTGAAAATTACGCACAAAATTTATTAAAAATAGATGTACATGCACCAGCTGAATTAAGAGCTAATTTACAATTGCAAAATTTAGACGAATTTTATAAAACTTTTGATATTCAACCAGAAGATAAAATGTACTTACCAGTTGAAAAAAGAGTTAAAATTTGATAA
- a CDS encoding cell division protein FtsZ produces MQSNNKKVKIKLIGVGGAGNNAVNQLINDNIDQIEYWIANTDESDLNNSNCANKLILTGATNGWGAGGDQQIGEDAANSCKKDIESILEGADLAIIVAGLGGGTGTGAAPVIASIAKEMKILTLTIVFMPFKMEGLRKLRVAESGLAKVKQYSDSYIIINNSKLEENYGDLPSDQALKIANQSVKDAIDIIVDIAYNNFVINVDFNDLRTILTNGGLTYVGIGKASNVDNVWEKASLNVFNNILYEKSFNNAKKIISLTKTQNATLMQINKAQEQISKYLNTDTNSNDTVNVIQGMQYLKTSNPKDNIFEVNLIATGLNLIEETKENNSEKELLIKTMEKKLEDDLIITNNQNALFEDDIDNEVQENLNTNHEINNNNIDDNKLQSKFPFSFGFKFKK; encoded by the coding sequence ATGCAATCAAATAATAAAAAAGTCAAAATAAAATTAATCGGAGTTGGAGGGGCTGGAAATAATGCGGTCAATCAACTTATTAACGATAATATTGATCAAATAGAATATTGAATTGCTAACACTGACGAAAGTGATTTAAATAATAGCAACTGTGCAAATAAACTAATTTTAACAGGTGCTACAAACGGTTGAGGTGCTGGAGGAGATCAACAAATAGGAGAAGATGCAGCTAATTCTTGTAAAAAAGATATAGAATCAATTTTAGAAGGCGCAGATTTAGCAATAATTGTTGCTGGATTAGGTGGAGGCACAGGAACAGGTGCCGCACCCGTGATAGCTTCAATAGCTAAAGAAATGAAAATTTTGACTTTGACAATAGTTTTCATGCCTTTTAAAATGGAAGGATTAAGAAAATTAAGAGTTGCTGAAAGTGGTCTTGCTAAAGTTAAACAATATAGTGATTCTTATATTATTATTAACAATTCTAAATTAGAAGAAAATTATGGTGATTTACCTTCTGATCAAGCTTTAAAAATAGCTAATCAAAGTGTAAAAGATGCAATTGATATAATTGTTGATATAGCTTATAATAATTTTGTTATAAATGTTGATTTTAATGATTTGCGCACTATTTTAACAAACGGTGGTTTAACCTATGTAGGTATAGGAAAAGCAAGTAATGTAGATAATGTATGAGAAAAAGCTAGTTTAAATGTTTTTAATAATATTTTGTATGAGAAATCATTTAATAATGCTAAAAAAATTATTTCTTTAACTAAAACACAAAATGCTACTTTAATGCAAATAAATAAAGCACAAGAACAAATTTCAAAATATTTAAATACTGATACTAATTCAAATGATACTGTTAATGTTATTCAAGGAATGCAATATTTAAAAACATCAAATCCTAAAGATAATATTTTCGAAGTTAATTTAATAGCAACGGGATTAAATTTAATAGAAGAAACAAAAGAAAATAATTCTGAAAAAGAATTGTTAATAAAAACAATGGAAAAAAAACTGGAAGATGATTTAATCATTACAAATAATCAAAATGCCTTATTTGAAGATGATATAGATAATGAAGTACAAGAAAATTTAAACACTAATCATGAAATAAATAACAATAATATAGATGATAATAAACTGCAAAGTAAATTCCCATTTTCCTTTGGCTTTAAATTTAAAAAATAA
- a CDS encoding endonuclease/exonuclease/phosphatase family protein, with protein sequence MKIKNKIKLLYSSFIPLSLIYFTTSCLNINENNKEEKNQKLAKTLKELEKIKSETQLLVSKQEIIASDNQKLKIKNNELIQKSKNNSDRRNKNINNFVNKIKLIQNKNTTLLLKIRNELTNFKNEFNINLDQLLTNYLQEIENQNNHYLNTLTNIENKENLFENIISTERKLLLINEQIFIDWKAIEQLKKTLKNINSNLIIKLNEKEDNIFNNTKINFADLENVSLIRETVSEYLKFLFTQNHPRNYGKNREIKISENLKISLNNLNKNFSNNLNKTENLLNKLVKDNEVDKNLFANSYIEYLKNQNKSINSSIEKEFINNNYSSITQNLNSLQTINNNLINTLTSLNQINEVLRLFNIETKKIIFKNVEKEIEKFLQQHANININDLNHIYKTTITKYFLNLEKEISRTNNKAESKVNEENNIQEKTEQNSSLAKKQEIALKQVRLAHWNVLNLNLNDTNEKLVTNTKIKSIAHLINYLNIDLQALTEIDNERAVKELTRQLNQINKQANWKYIISQTGPNGRDRNKQVNNQTSEFIAFIYQANKFKLKPFINQKINEGLAYDNQNFIHHYNKNLNGGYTRPPYGIFVETLGKEKNDFTFVAAHFDSPGIRRSTNNEIREHSVPNLRNLGAQEADEALNTINVMNYFDKHDGNNDDLIFMGDTNINERHHDILFDNLLNNGYKNLIDKKINTSLGTTFNRYSNSYDKIFIKSNLKTKNAQTYPLYQFLDDQIYPGYNNFNQWKNFIDQYRKNPYSSDANYIRNVISDHNPIYVDLILDQNDEF encoded by the coding sequence TTGTTTAAACATCAATGAAAATAATAAAGAAGAAAAAAATCAAAAATTAGCAAAAACTCTTAAAGAATTAGAAAAAATTAAAAGTGAAACTCAACTGCTTGTTTCAAAACAAGAAATCATTGCATCTGATAATCAAAAATTAAAAATTAAAAATAATGAATTAATACAAAAAAGCAAAAATAATTCTGACAGAAGAAATAAAAATATTAATAATTTTGTTAATAAAATTAAATTAATTCAAAACAAAAATACAACTTTGTTATTAAAAATAAGAAATGAATTAACTAATTTTAAAAATGAATTTAATATCAATTTAGACCAATTATTAACAAATTATTTACAAGAAATAGAAAATCAAAACAATCATTATTTAAATACTTTAACAAATATAGAAAATAAAGAAAATTTATTTGAAAATATTATAAGTACAGAAAGAAAATTATTATTAATTAATGAGCAAATTTTTATTGATTGAAAAGCTATAGAACAATTAAAAAAAACCTTAAAAAATATCAATTCAAATTTAATTATTAAACTAAATGAAAAAGAAGACAATATTTTTAATAACACAAAAATTAATTTTGCAGATTTAGAAAATGTTTCTCTTATAAGAGAAACAGTAAGCGAATATTTAAAATTTTTATTTACACAAAATCACCCAAGAAATTACGGTAAAAATAGAGAAATAAAAATAAGTGAAAATTTAAAAATATCATTAAATAATTTAAATAAAAATTTTTCTAATAATTTGAATAAAACAGAAAATTTATTAAATAAATTAGTAAAAGATAATGAAGTTGATAAAAATCTTTTTGCAAATAGTTATATTGAATATTTAAAAAATCAAAATAAATCAATAAATTCTAGTATTGAAAAAGAATTTATTAACAATAACTATTCGTCAATAACTCAAAATCTTAATTCTTTGCAAACAATTAATAACAATTTAATTAATACTTTAACGAGTTTGAACCAAATAAATGAAGTTTTAAGATTATTTAATATAGAGACTAAAAAAATAATTTTTAAAAATGTTGAAAAAGAAATAGAGAAATTTTTACAACAACATGCAAATATTAATATAAATGATTTAAATCATATTTATAAAACAACAATTACTAAATATTTTTTAAATTTAGAAAAAGAAATTTCTAGAACTAATAATAAAGCTGAATCAAAAGTAAATGAAGAAAATAATATTCAAGAAAAAACAGAGCAAAATTCATCTTTAGCAAAAAAACAAGAAATAGCATTAAAACAAGTACGTTTAGCACATTGAAATGTTTTAAATCTCAATTTAAATGATACTAATGAAAAACTAGTTACTAACACAAAAATTAAATCTATAGCACACTTAATTAATTATTTAAATATAGATTTACAGGCTTTAACAGAAATTGATAATGAACGAGCTGTAAAAGAATTAACTAGACAATTGAATCAAATTAATAAACAAGCAAATTGAAAATACATTATTAGTCAAACAGGACCAAATGGCAGAGATAGAAATAAACAGGTAAATAATCAAACTAGTGAATTTATTGCTTTTATTTATCAGGCAAATAAATTTAAACTCAAACCATTCATTAATCAAAAAATAAATGAAGGATTAGCATATGATAATCAAAATTTTATTCATCATTACAATAAAAATTTAAATGGCGGATATACTAGACCTCCATATGGTATTTTTGTTGAAACATTAGGAAAAGAAAAAAACGATTTTACTTTTGTAGCGGCTCATTTTGATTCTCCAGGTATAAGAAGATCTACTAATAATGAAATTAGAGAACATAGTGTTCCTAATCTTAGAAATTTAGGAGCTCAAGAAGCTGATGAAGCTTTAAATACTATTAATGTAATGAATTATTTTGATAAACATGATGGTAATAATGATGATTTAATTTTTATGGGTGATACTAATATAAATGAAAGACATCATGATATATTATTTGACAATTTATTAAATAATGGTTATAAAAATTTAATAGATAAAAAAATTAATACATCTTTAGGTACTACATTTAATAGATATAGTAATTCATATGACAAAATATTTATTAAAAGTAATTTAAAAACTAAAAATGCACAAACTTATCCTTTATATCAATTTTTAGATGATCAAATTTATCCAGGCTATAATAATTTTAATCAATGAAAAAACTTCATTGATCAATATAGAAAAAATCCTTATTCTAGTGATGCTAATTATATTAGAAACGTAATAAGCGATCACAACCCTATTTATGTTGATTTAATTTTAGATCAAAATGATGAATTTTAA
- a CDS encoding 16S rRNA (uracil(1498)-N(3))-methyltransferase — translation MHRFFVNQKADDNHFILDEKNLKHLKVARLVNEDFLCVYQKEFYLCCLKNNLASIKNKLDINNEFKNEIILAAPIIKMERFEWLLQKATELGVKKIIPMITKYTNGNLVKYDLFKKRLRHLEILKNAAEQSFRNVIPELLEPTKIENILKRFQNKKIFIAHEKTNRETIQTLSDNCLILVGPEGGFAQEEIELAQQYNAQIVSLGKRILRAETACIYLLSNIKENNE, via the coding sequence ATGCATCGTTTTTTTGTAAATCAAAAAGCTGATGATAATCATTTTATTTTAGATGAGAAAAATCTTAAACATTTAAAAGTAGCTCGTTTAGTAAATGAAGATTTTTTATGCGTTTATCAAAAAGAATTTTATTTATGTTGTTTAAAAAATAATTTAGCTTCAATAAAAAATAAATTAGATATTAATAATGAATTTAAAAATGAGATTATTTTAGCCGCACCTATTATTAAAATGGAACGTTTTGAATGATTATTACAAAAAGCTACTGAATTAGGTGTAAAAAAAATTATTCCAATGATTACAAAATACACAAATGGTAATTTAGTTAAATATGATTTATTTAAAAAACGTTTAAGACATTTAGAAATTTTAAAAAACGCAGCTGAACAATCATTTCGCAATGTTATTCCTGAATTATTAGAACCAACTAAAATTGAAAATATATTAAAACGATTTCAAAATAAAAAAATTTTTATAGCACATGAAAAAACTAATAGAGAAACTATTCAAACTTTAAGTGATAATTGTTTAATCCTTGTGGGACCAGAAGGTGGATTTGCTCAAGAAGAAATAGAATTAGCACAACAATACAATGCTCAAATAGTTTCTTTAGGTAAAAGAATTTTAAGAGCTGAAACAGCATGTATATATCTTTTAAGTAATATAAAGGAGAATAATGAATAA